In Acidaminococcus timonensis, one DNA window encodes the following:
- a CDS encoding HAMP domain-containing sensor histidine kinase, with protein sequence MKKSLSTRLMYSYMGLILAIIIGISVGLSYLITDYFFRTKELELNDKGGQVAMMVRYFNALNMDPTILRDYLTSMDQLVGARIWLFNTRYELIGASETQSDFEQIHGDGTSQQEQAARRRDKWMKSVAAIDKQIRSEGAEANRFHTILSKVYGGDRVNERIFHPIYKEQVLMVGIPLKDPRGNVTGAMLLASPLGGLNKVLKDIYLYTIIVGIVALCISVVIVSGLSRRMVKPLISMKNAARAIASGDYSLKVAVDGNDEIADLGRSLNSLGRDLEQFVLKSRKMEKMRRDFVANVSHELRTPITIIQGYNEALSDGTITDPEDVKKYRGLINNETQRLQRLINELLDISRLQRGEGEEMEPIPLGKIVESVCGMLEGRAGKRDIRLEQYVDDSLLVYGNGDRLYQLVMILGDNAMKYSPDSSVIRFQVMENARKETVLTVADRGYGIPEEDIPYIWERFYKADKSHSRHIPGTGLGLAIGKEIIRMHKAKVQVQSKVGKGTAFIITFPPYKEPSHVAPDGAHEAEVVENVHPEPEDASFEQEEIHEKD encoded by the coding sequence GTGAAAAAATCATTATCCACCAGGCTCATGTACAGTTACATGGGCCTGATTCTGGCTATCATCATCGGGATTTCTGTGGGGCTCAGTTACCTGATCACCGACTATTTCTTCCGCACCAAGGAACTGGAGCTGAACGACAAGGGCGGCCAGGTGGCCATGATGGTGCGGTATTTCAATGCCCTGAATATGGATCCCACCATCCTGCGGGATTATCTGACCAGCATGGACCAGCTGGTGGGGGCCCGGATCTGGCTGTTCAACACCCGGTATGAGCTGATCGGGGCTTCGGAGACCCAGTCCGATTTCGAGCAGATCCATGGGGATGGTACCAGCCAGCAGGAACAGGCGGCCCGGCGCCGGGACAAATGGATGAAGAGCGTGGCGGCCATTGACAAGCAGATCCGCTCGGAAGGGGCCGAAGCCAACCGGTTCCACACCATCCTGAGCAAAGTGTATGGCGGTGACCGGGTGAACGAACGGATCTTCCACCCCATCTACAAGGAACAGGTGCTGATGGTGGGCATTCCCCTGAAGGATCCCAGGGGAAATGTAACCGGTGCCATGCTGCTGGCCTCGCCCCTGGGCGGCCTGAACAAGGTGCTGAAGGATATCTACCTGTATACGATCATTGTGGGGATCGTGGCCCTGTGCATCAGCGTGGTGATCGTCAGCGGACTGAGCCGGCGCATGGTGAAGCCCCTGATTTCCATGAAGAACGCAGCCCGGGCCATTGCTTCCGGAGACTATTCCCTGAAGGTGGCCGTGGACGGCAACGACGAGATCGCTGACCTGGGCCGCAGCCTGAACTCTCTGGGACGGGATCTGGAACAGTTCGTGCTGAAGAGCCGGAAGATGGAGAAGATGCGCCGGGATTTTGTGGCCAATGTCAGCCATGAGCTGCGGACACCCATCACCATCATCCAGGGCTATAATGAGGCCCTGTCGGACGGCACCATTACGGACCCGGAGGACGTGAAGAAGTACCGGGGGCTGATCAACAACGAGACCCAGCGGCTCCAGCGGCTCATCAATGAGCTGCTGGACATCAGCCGTCTCCAGCGGGGAGAAGGGGAGGAAATGGAACCCATCCCCCTGGGCAAGATCGTGGAAAGCGTGTGCGGCATGCTGGAGGGCCGGGCCGGGAAACGGGACATCCGGCTGGAGCAGTATGTGGACGACAGCCTGCTGGTGTACGGCAACGGCGACCGGCTGTACCAGCTGGTCATGATCCTGGGGGACAATGCCATGAAGTATTCCCCTGATTCGTCGGTGATCCGGTTCCAGGTGATGGAAAATGCCCGGAAGGAAACGGTGCTTACGGTGGCGGACCGGGGCTACGGGATCCCCGAAGAGGACATTCCCTATATCTGGGAACGGTTCTACAAGGCGGACAAATCCCATTCCCGGCATATTCCGGGCACGGGGCTGGGGCTGGCCATCGGAAAGGAAATCATCCGCATGCACAAGGCCAAGGTGCAGGTGCAGAGCAAGGTGGGCAAGGGTACAGCATTCATCATTACCTTCCCGCCCTACAAGGAACCCAGCCATGTGGCTCCGGACGGCGCCCACGAGGCGGAAGTGGTGGAGAATGTGCACCCGGAACCGGAGGATGCCAGCTTTGAACAGGAGGAAATCCATGAAAAGGACTAA
- a CDS encoding response regulator transcription factor — protein MNKQQTVLIADDEPQIREILSIYFKKEGFKVIEAADGAEALVQVQAGKPDIILLDIMMPVLDGLEVCKQVRKISDVPIIMLTAKDSDDDRILGLEIGADDYISKPFNTREVVARVKAVLRRTNASLNTQNKQVLEYPDLMINLSEYRVVAFGREITFTAKEMELLWCLASNPGIVFSRNQLLEKIWGYTYYGDTRTVDTHIKRVRHKLAIPPDSTWDIMTVWGVGYKFEVKKDK, from the coding sequence ATGAACAAACAACAAACGGTATTGATTGCTGACGATGAACCTCAGATCCGTGAGATCCTGAGCATTTATTTTAAAAAAGAAGGTTTTAAAGTCATAGAAGCAGCCGACGGGGCCGAAGCCCTGGTGCAGGTCCAGGCCGGCAAGCCGGACATCATCCTGCTGGACATCATGATGCCCGTCCTGGACGGACTGGAAGTGTGCAAACAGGTACGGAAGATCTCCGATGTGCCCATCATCATGCTGACGGCCAAGGATTCCGACGACGACCGGATCCTGGGACTGGAGATCGGCGCGGACGATTACATCTCCAAGCCGTTCAACACCCGGGAAGTGGTGGCGCGGGTGAAGGCGGTGCTGCGCCGGACCAACGCCTCTCTGAATACCCAGAACAAGCAGGTGCTGGAATATCCGGACCTGATGATCAATCTGAGCGAATACCGGGTGGTGGCTTTTGGCCGGGAAATCACCTTCACGGCCAAGGAAATGGAACTGCTGTGGTGCCTGGCCTCCAACCCGGGCATCGTCTTCAGCCGGAACCAGCTGCTGGAAAAGATCTGGGGCTACACCTACTACGGGGATACCCGCACGGTGGATACCCACATCAAACGGGTGCGCCACAAATTGGCCATTCCGCCGGATTCCACCTGGGACATTATGACCGTCTGGGGCGTAGGGTATAAATTCGAGGTTAAAAAGGACAAGTGA
- a CDS encoding metal-dependent transcriptional regulator has translation MEFHETESTEMYLETILILKNRLGLVRSIDIANEMGYSKPTISVAMKKFRHEGLVTVDDSGFVNLTETGRDIAERIYERHQVLTLILVNLGVSRKNAEHDACKIEHDICDETFDALKKEYMRLRSRR, from the coding sequence ATGGAATTCCATGAAACTGAATCCACAGAAATGTATCTGGAAACCATCCTCATCCTGAAGAACCGGCTGGGGCTGGTGCGGTCCATCGATATTGCCAACGAAATGGGGTACTCCAAGCCCACCATCAGTGTGGCCATGAAGAAATTTCGTCACGAGGGACTGGTGACGGTAGATGATTCCGGGTTTGTGAACCTGACGGAAACGGGCCGGGATATTGCCGAACGGATTTATGAGCGCCATCAGGTGCTGACGCTGATCCTGGTGAATCTGGGGGTTTCCAGGAAGAACGCCGAGCACGATGCCTGCAAGATCGAACACGACATCTGCGATGAAACCTTCGACGCCCTGAAGAAGGAGTACATGAGACTCCGCTCCAGGCGCTGA